A genomic window from Salvia hispanica cultivar TCC Black 2014 chromosome 5, UniMelb_Shisp_WGS_1.0, whole genome shotgun sequence includes:
- the LOC125186724 gene encoding hemolysin A isoform X4 has product MIKMAVQQIVLKFAAAASVSGGRTLFTNFSSIDSSLSSVRLVNVPVHRFVRSFAASSSEKIKVPRKRRRLDEVCLERFQQYSRTFIQSWIIQGKVFVDGKVVNKCGAQISDKSVVDIQAEVPKYVYCLLQYGASFVYGVDVGYGQVAEKIRVHECVSVIERTNLRYLKELPQKVDIVTLDLSFISILTVMPAVINLMKNDAMLVTLIKPQFEAHRSQVGGGGIVRDPLVHQEVLAKIINGVQGFGFQCQGWIDSPLKGADGNKEFLASFSRMEDADPPKADLAQLFRCVESQPAM; this is encoded by the exons ATGATAAAAATGGCAGTGCAACAGATTGTTCTCAAATTTGCCGCGGCCGCCTCTGTTTCAGGCGGCAGGACTTTGTTCACCAATTTCTCCTCTATCGATTCATCTCTTTCCTCAG TAAGGTTGGTCAATGTGCCGGTGCATCGGTTTGTCAGGAGCTTTGCTGCTTCCAGTTCGGAGAAGATCAAAGTACCCAGAAA gagAAGGAGACTGGATGAAGTGTGTCTCGAGAGATTTCAGCAATACAGTCGAACATTCATACAGTCTTGGATAATTCAGG GTAAAGTATTTGTTGATGGGAAAGTGGTAAATAAATGTGGAGCGCAAATTTCTGATAAGTCTGTTGTGGATATCCAGGCTGAGGTTCCAAAATATGTAT ATTGCTTGCTCCAATACGGTGCTTCATTTGTCTATGGTGTTGATGTAGGTTATGGACAG GTAGCTGAAAAGATACGCGTGCATGAATGTGTAAGTGTCATTGAAAGAACAAACTTAAGATATCTCAAAGAACTGCCGCAGAAAGTTGATATAGTTACCTTGGAcctttcttttatttccatATTAACG GTCATGCCTGCTGTTATCAATCTGATGAAGAATGATGCAATGTTAGTTACTCTAATTAAACCTCAATTTGAGGCACACAGATCTCAA GTTGGAGGTGGAGGGATTGTGAGGGATCCATTAGTCCATCAGGAG GTTCTTGCTAAGATAATAAACGGTGTACAAGGTTTTGGATTTCAATGCCAAGGCTGGATAGATTCTCCTTTGAAGGGGGCTGATGGTAACAAAGAGTTTTTGGCTTCCTTCAGCCGTATGGAAGATGCAGATCCTCCTAAGGCAGATCTTGCTCAATTATTCCGCTGCGTTGAAAGCCAACCAGCAATGTGA
- the LOC125186724 gene encoding hemolysin A isoform X3, with protein sequence MIKMAVQQIVLKFAAAASVSGGRTLFTNFSSIDSSLSSVRLVNVPVHRFVRSFAASSSEKIKVPRKRRRLDEVCLERFQQYSRTFIQSWIIQGKVFVDGKVVNKCGAQISDKSVVDIQAEVPKYVCRAGHKLEAAIELLEIDVTGKVALDSGLSTGGFTDCLLQYGASFVYGVDVGYGQVAEKIRVHECVMPAVINLMKNDAMLVTLIKPQFEAHRSQVGGGGIVRDPLVHQEVLAKIINGVQGFGFQCQGWIDSPLKGADGNKEFLASFSRMEDADPPKADLAQLFRCVESQPAM encoded by the exons ATGATAAAAATGGCAGTGCAACAGATTGTTCTCAAATTTGCCGCGGCCGCCTCTGTTTCAGGCGGCAGGACTTTGTTCACCAATTTCTCCTCTATCGATTCATCTCTTTCCTCAG TAAGGTTGGTCAATGTGCCGGTGCATCGGTTTGTCAGGAGCTTTGCTGCTTCCAGTTCGGAGAAGATCAAAGTACCCAGAAA gagAAGGAGACTGGATGAAGTGTGTCTCGAGAGATTTCAGCAATACAGTCGAACATTCATACAGTCTTGGATAATTCAGG GTAAAGTATTTGTTGATGGGAAAGTGGTAAATAAATGTGGAGCGCAAATTTCTGATAAGTCTGTTGTGGATATCCAGGCTGAGGTTCCAAAATATGTATGTAG AGCTGGTCATAAGTTAGAGGCTGCAATAGAACTACTAGAGATTGATGTTACTGGAAAAGTTGCCCTCGACTCAGGACTTTCTACTGGTGGATTCACAGATTGCTTGCTCCAATACGGTGCTTCATTTGTCTATGGTGTTGATGTAGGTTATGGACAG GTAGCTGAAAAGATACGCGTGCATGAATGT GTCATGCCTGCTGTTATCAATCTGATGAAGAATGATGCAATGTTAGTTACTCTAATTAAACCTCAATTTGAGGCACACAGATCTCAA GTTGGAGGTGGAGGGATTGTGAGGGATCCATTAGTCCATCAGGAG GTTCTTGCTAAGATAATAAACGGTGTACAAGGTTTTGGATTTCAATGCCAAGGCTGGATAGATTCTCCTTTGAAGGGGGCTGATGGTAACAAAGAGTTTTTGGCTTCCTTCAGCCGTATGGAAGATGCAGATCCTCCTAAGGCAGATCTTGCTCAATTATTCCGCTGCGTTGAAAGCCAACCAGCAATGTGA
- the LOC125186724 gene encoding hemolysin A isoform X1 yields the protein MIKMAVQQIVLKFAAAASVSGGRTLFTNFSSIDSSLSSVRLVNVPVHRFVRSFAASSSEKIKVPRKRRRLDEVCLERFQQYSRTFIQSWIIQGKVFVDGKVVNKCGAQISDKSVVDIQAEVPKYVCRAGHKLEAAIELLEIDVTGKVALDSGLSTGGFTDCLLQYGASFVYGVDVGYGQVAEKIRVHECVSVIERTNLRYLKELPQKVDIVTLDLSFISILTVMPAVINLMKNDAMLVTLIKPQFEAHRSQVGGGGIVRDPLVHQEVLAKIINGVQGFGFQCQGWIDSPLKGADGNKEFLASFSRMEDADPPKADLAQLFRCVESQPAM from the exons ATGATAAAAATGGCAGTGCAACAGATTGTTCTCAAATTTGCCGCGGCCGCCTCTGTTTCAGGCGGCAGGACTTTGTTCACCAATTTCTCCTCTATCGATTCATCTCTTTCCTCAG TAAGGTTGGTCAATGTGCCGGTGCATCGGTTTGTCAGGAGCTTTGCTGCTTCCAGTTCGGAGAAGATCAAAGTACCCAGAAA gagAAGGAGACTGGATGAAGTGTGTCTCGAGAGATTTCAGCAATACAGTCGAACATTCATACAGTCTTGGATAATTCAGG GTAAAGTATTTGTTGATGGGAAAGTGGTAAATAAATGTGGAGCGCAAATTTCTGATAAGTCTGTTGTGGATATCCAGGCTGAGGTTCCAAAATATGTATGTAG AGCTGGTCATAAGTTAGAGGCTGCAATAGAACTACTAGAGATTGATGTTACTGGAAAAGTTGCCCTCGACTCAGGACTTTCTACTGGTGGATTCACAGATTGCTTGCTCCAATACGGTGCTTCATTTGTCTATGGTGTTGATGTAGGTTATGGACAG GTAGCTGAAAAGATACGCGTGCATGAATGTGTAAGTGTCATTGAAAGAACAAACTTAAGATATCTCAAAGAACTGCCGCAGAAAGTTGATATAGTTACCTTGGAcctttcttttatttccatATTAACG GTCATGCCTGCTGTTATCAATCTGATGAAGAATGATGCAATGTTAGTTACTCTAATTAAACCTCAATTTGAGGCACACAGATCTCAA GTTGGAGGTGGAGGGATTGTGAGGGATCCATTAGTCCATCAGGAG GTTCTTGCTAAGATAATAAACGGTGTACAAGGTTTTGGATTTCAATGCCAAGGCTGGATAGATTCTCCTTTGAAGGGGGCTGATGGTAACAAAGAGTTTTTGGCTTCCTTCAGCCGTATGGAAGATGCAGATCCTCCTAAGGCAGATCTTGCTCAATTATTCCGCTGCGTTGAAAGCCAACCAGCAATGTGA
- the LOC125186724 gene encoding hemolysin A isoform X2 → MIKMAVQQIVLKFAAAASVSGGRTLFTNFSSIDSSLSSGWSMCRCIGLSGALLLPVRRRSKRRRLDEVCLERFQQYSRTFIQSWIIQGKVFVDGKVVNKCGAQISDKSVVDIQAEVPKYVCRAGHKLEAAIELLEIDVTGKVALDSGLSTGGFTDCLLQYGASFVYGVDVGYGQVAEKIRVHECVSVIERTNLRYLKELPQKVDIVTLDLSFISILTVMPAVINLMKNDAMLVTLIKPQFEAHRSQVGGGGIVRDPLVHQEVLAKIINGVQGFGFQCQGWIDSPLKGADGNKEFLASFSRMEDADPPKADLAQLFRCVESQPAM, encoded by the exons ATGATAAAAATGGCAGTGCAACAGATTGTTCTCAAATTTGCCGCGGCCGCCTCTGTTTCAGGCGGCAGGACTTTGTTCACCAATTTCTCCTCTATCGATTCATCTCTTTCCTCAG GTTGGTCAATGTGCCGGTGCATCGGTTTGTCAGGAGCTTTGCTGCTTCCAGTTCGGAGAAGATCAAA gagAAGGAGACTGGATGAAGTGTGTCTCGAGAGATTTCAGCAATACAGTCGAACATTCATACAGTCTTGGATAATTCAGG GTAAAGTATTTGTTGATGGGAAAGTGGTAAATAAATGTGGAGCGCAAATTTCTGATAAGTCTGTTGTGGATATCCAGGCTGAGGTTCCAAAATATGTATGTAG AGCTGGTCATAAGTTAGAGGCTGCAATAGAACTACTAGAGATTGATGTTACTGGAAAAGTTGCCCTCGACTCAGGACTTTCTACTGGTGGATTCACAGATTGCTTGCTCCAATACGGTGCTTCATTTGTCTATGGTGTTGATGTAGGTTATGGACAG GTAGCTGAAAAGATACGCGTGCATGAATGTGTAAGTGTCATTGAAAGAACAAACTTAAGATATCTCAAAGAACTGCCGCAGAAAGTTGATATAGTTACCTTGGAcctttcttttatttccatATTAACG GTCATGCCTGCTGTTATCAATCTGATGAAGAATGATGCAATGTTAGTTACTCTAATTAAACCTCAATTTGAGGCACACAGATCTCAA GTTGGAGGTGGAGGGATTGTGAGGGATCCATTAGTCCATCAGGAG GTTCTTGCTAAGATAATAAACGGTGTACAAGGTTTTGGATTTCAATGCCAAGGCTGGATAGATTCTCCTTTGAAGGGGGCTGATGGTAACAAAGAGTTTTTGGCTTCCTTCAGCCGTATGGAAGATGCAGATCCTCCTAAGGCAGATCTTGCTCAATTATTCCGCTGCGTTGAAAGCCAACCAGCAATGTGA
- the LOC125186724 gene encoding hemolysin A isoform X5 has product MCRCIGLSGALLLPVRRRSKRRRLDEVCLERFQQYSRTFIQSWIIQGKVFVDGKVVNKCGAQISDKSVVDIQAEVPKYVCRAGHKLEAAIELLEIDVTGKVALDSGLSTGGFTDCLLQYGASFVYGVDVGYGQVAEKIRVHECVSVIERTNLRYLKELPQKVDIVTLDLSFISILTVMPAVINLMKNDAMLVTLIKPQFEAHRSQVGGGGIVRDPLVHQEVLAKIINGVQGFGFQCQGWIDSPLKGADGNKEFLASFSRMEDADPPKADLAQLFRCVESQPAM; this is encoded by the exons ATGTGCCGGTGCATCGGTTTGTCAGGAGCTTTGCTGCTTCCAGTTCGGAGAAGATCAAA gagAAGGAGACTGGATGAAGTGTGTCTCGAGAGATTTCAGCAATACAGTCGAACATTCATACAGTCTTGGATAATTCAGG GTAAAGTATTTGTTGATGGGAAAGTGGTAAATAAATGTGGAGCGCAAATTTCTGATAAGTCTGTTGTGGATATCCAGGCTGAGGTTCCAAAATATGTATGTAG AGCTGGTCATAAGTTAGAGGCTGCAATAGAACTACTAGAGATTGATGTTACTGGAAAAGTTGCCCTCGACTCAGGACTTTCTACTGGTGGATTCACAGATTGCTTGCTCCAATACGGTGCTTCATTTGTCTATGGTGTTGATGTAGGTTATGGACAG GTAGCTGAAAAGATACGCGTGCATGAATGTGTAAGTGTCATTGAAAGAACAAACTTAAGATATCTCAAAGAACTGCCGCAGAAAGTTGATATAGTTACCTTGGAcctttcttttatttccatATTAACG GTCATGCCTGCTGTTATCAATCTGATGAAGAATGATGCAATGTTAGTTACTCTAATTAAACCTCAATTTGAGGCACACAGATCTCAA GTTGGAGGTGGAGGGATTGTGAGGGATCCATTAGTCCATCAGGAG GTTCTTGCTAAGATAATAAACGGTGTACAAGGTTTTGGATTTCAATGCCAAGGCTGGATAGATTCTCCTTTGAAGGGGGCTGATGGTAACAAAGAGTTTTTGGCTTCCTTCAGCCGTATGGAAGATGCAGATCCTCCTAAGGCAGATCTTGCTCAATTATTCCGCTGCGTTGAAAGCCAACCAGCAATGTGA
- the LOC125189085 gene encoding ubiquitin-like-conjugating enzyme ATG10 isoform X2 — translation MVESWDGTLSFTEFFVAASTFSEQWRKLNSSLPQWTWIPSPKRPWAGYLALENLILPRLSEGNTHHKSDVAETEECCSDYGDEVVDTAVVVLNDGSGEHRYDLHVVYSASYRVPVLYFRAYRNDGQPLLLDVIEKDISIDSAKLLTRAKWTFVTQEEHPELGRPWYMLHPCGTSEWMKLLLSSDVSAAQNRIPREKYLLSWFSVVGQVFGIKLHLEMLNLVDS, via the exons ATGGTGGAATCTTGGGACGGCACCCTTTCCTTCACCGAGTTCTTCGTTGCAGCTTCCACTTTTTCGGAGCAATGGCGGAAACTCAACTCGTCTCTACCACAATGGACATGGATTCCTTCCCCTAAACGCCCATGG GCGGGATACTTGGCCCTGGAAAATCTGATTCTTCCCAGGTTATCGGAG GGAAATACTCATCACAAGAGCGATGTGGCAGAGACAGAAGAGTGCTGTAGTGATTATGGAGATGAAGTCGTTGATACAGCTGTAGTT GTTCTCAATGATGGTTCTGGAGAACATCGCTACGACCTCCATGTGGTTTATAGCGCTTCTTACAGGGTTCCAGTGCTATATTTCCGTGCTTACCGCAATG ATGGGCAGCCTCTGCTGCTAGATGTCATTGAAAAAGACATCTCTATCGATTCAGCTAAACTTCTAACTAGAGCCAAGTGGACATTTGTAACTCAGGAG GAACACCCTGAACTGGGGCGGCCATGGTATATGTTGCATCCTTGTGGGACTAGTGAATGGATGAAGCTACTCCTAAGCAGTGACGTGTCTGCTGCTCAAAACAGGATCCCTCGAGAAAAATACCTGCTTTCGTGGTTCTCAGTAGTTGGGCAGGTTTTTGGTATTAAACTCCATCTTGAGATGCTGAATCTTGTTGATTCATAG
- the LOC125189085 gene encoding ubiquitin-like-conjugating enzyme ATG10 isoform X1 has product MVESWDGTLSFTEFFVAASTFSEQWRKLNSSLPQWTWIPSPKRPWVLPNHQAGYLALENLILPRLSEGNTHHKSDVAETEECCSDYGDEVVDTAVVVLNDGSGEHRYDLHVVYSASYRVPVLYFRAYRNDGQPLLLDVIEKDISIDSAKLLTRAKWTFVTQEEHPELGRPWYMLHPCGTSEWMKLLLSSDVSAAQNRIPREKYLLSWFSVVGQVFGIKLHLEMLNLVDS; this is encoded by the exons ATGGTGGAATCTTGGGACGGCACCCTTTCCTTCACCGAGTTCTTCGTTGCAGCTTCCACTTTTTCGGAGCAATGGCGGAAACTCAACTCGTCTCTACCACAATGGACATGGATTCCTTCCCCTAAACGCCCATGGGTTCTCCCTAATCATCAA GCGGGATACTTGGCCCTGGAAAATCTGATTCTTCCCAGGTTATCGGAG GGAAATACTCATCACAAGAGCGATGTGGCAGAGACAGAAGAGTGCTGTAGTGATTATGGAGATGAAGTCGTTGATACAGCTGTAGTT GTTCTCAATGATGGTTCTGGAGAACATCGCTACGACCTCCATGTGGTTTATAGCGCTTCTTACAGGGTTCCAGTGCTATATTTCCGTGCTTACCGCAATG ATGGGCAGCCTCTGCTGCTAGATGTCATTGAAAAAGACATCTCTATCGATTCAGCTAAACTTCTAACTAGAGCCAAGTGGACATTTGTAACTCAGGAG GAACACCCTGAACTGGGGCGGCCATGGTATATGTTGCATCCTTGTGGGACTAGTGAATGGATGAAGCTACTCCTAAGCAGTGACGTGTCTGCTGCTCAAAACAGGATCCCTCGAGAAAAATACCTGCTTTCGTGGTTCTCAGTAGTTGGGCAGGTTTTTGGTATTAAACTCCATCTTGAGATGCTGAATCTTGTTGATTCATAG
- the LOC125189084 gene encoding rhodanese-like domain-containing protein 4A, chloroplastic yields the protein MESLSICLAAAPPSLNPCKNPRKTTPRTHSNCIRICKLPQLSNHQSINTSTTTISPHNLSQNLSFLNSHKLILKPQFAFPFLGFTFPISCFASETATTTISAEEVPGRISLESILVSIDNFFTRYPFFVATVIFIWLVAIPLVEEYSQKYKFISAINAFKKLQDDPTAQLLDIRDDKSVASLGSPNLKILSKNAVQVSFREGDEQGFVKRVLEKFGEPNNTTLCILDNFDGNSIKVAELLVKTGGFKEAYAIRGGTMGKLGWQEIQETLLPPSVHIIPKKRSKVPKKQDTNGDIPQVKENTDSPASKEIKNEDVSSVSPSVRSEGSPSRPLSPYPNYPDLKPPSSPTSSKPN from the exons ATGGAGTCTCTTTCCATATGCCTCGCAGCTGCACCACCATCATTAAACCCTTGTAAAAATCCCAGAAAAACAACTCCAAGAACACACTCAAATTGCATCCGCATTTGCAAACTACCCCAACTCTCCAATCACCAATCAATCAACACTTCAACAACCACAATTTCCccccataatttgtcccaaAACCTCTCTTTTCTCAATTCCCACAAACTAATCCTCAAACCCCAATTCGCATTCCCATTTCTCGGATTCACCTTCCCAATTTCGTGTTTCGCCTCTGAAACCGCCACCACGACTATCTCGGCTGAAGAAGTTCCCGGCAGAATCAGCTTGGAGTCCATTTTGGTCTCGATCGACAACTTCTTCACCCGCTACCCTTTCTTTGTTGCCACAGTAATCTTCATTTGGCTTGTTGCGATCCCTTTAGTTGAGGAGTATTCGCAGAAGTATAAGTTCATCTCCGCCATTAATGCATTCAAGAAGCTGCAGGATGACCCCACTGCCCAGTTGTTAGATATAAGGGACGATAAGAGCGTAGCTTCTCTGGGCTCTcccaatttgaaaatattgagCAAGAATGCAGTGCAGGTCAGTTTCCGAGAAGGGGATGAACAAGGTTTTGTGAAGAGGGTTCTCGAGAAATTTGGGGAGCCAAATAACACTACCCTTTGTATCTTGGACAA TTTTGATGGCAACTCTATCAAAGTGGCCGAGCTATTGGTGAAAACCGGTGGTTTTAAAGAGGCTTATGCTATTCGGGGAGGGACCATGGGCAAGCTAGGATGGCAG GAGATACAAGAGACCCTCCTACCTCCTTCAGTACATATTATTCCAAAGAAAAGGTCCAAAGTGCCAAAAAAACAGGATACAAATGGAGATATACCTCAAGTCAAGGAAAATACAGATTCTCCAGCCAGTAAAGAGATCAAGAATGAGGATGTTAGTTCCGTTAGTCCGAGTGTCAGATCTGAAGGGAGTCCGTCAAGGCCACTGTCTCCATACCCAAAT TATCCAGATTTGAAACCTCCTTCTTCCCCAACTTCATCAAAGCCAAACTGA
- the LOC125189083 gene encoding TPR repeat-containing protein ZIP4, whose protein sequence is MRIAEISPTPEQRRSSTVTVDTDSDQSAVLSKIETAIKSLERHPPAHPLPDSYASEIQLPLAQLTQLVPLPNSAKLFVWKLSYRLWNVCVDLSNASSQKISEELAKLRQLAAEMLLATADVAGIPSPAFKAALFFYKTGLVWFDLRKFDFANNCFEKATDLVSNIEINSVSDYDERKLLLDLNLARSRASWEVSDRNLAIALLNRSKNVLFGVSRNYNALAHQYLSFGKTLLSTSEVSTVNEALKLMNDALELCEKGLRVVKRTEDTLSLKELRLKTLRFISAAHLQNDEFESVLKCVKVLREVGSAGDNHPSLSVLAMKAWLGLGRFSDAEKELKGMVLNKGIPECVWVSAVESYFLAAGAAGAETVKAVFLGLLGRCHVSAGAAIRVINRVVGNGLSNGEGMKVRAKVVGELVSDERMIALFDREGAAKERTTMHALLWNCATEHFRSKDYVLSAEMFEKSMLYVPHGIENRNLRAKGYRVLCLCYLGLLQLDRAQEYIDEAGKLEPNITSSFLKFKILLQKKDHSSAIAQMQAMPSCLDFTTEFISLSAHEAVACHSIPVAVASLSQLLNFYSSGKAMPINEAVVFRTMITILSQEPGNDTDVLKHMKRAHVRQSEVGADIFFGKCEVGRREKNWLAANAWNFGVRTGQEKNYELSSEFFKLASELYKIVGDGDTEGNEEMVCKSIILAVSAIIAEEKHQKGTLQEPEIRQAIELLGRAGKILTSSSSSIKKNEDQIAAIEPHFFFVYTWSASDLYSRLSDAGSQQLQLVKNFASSKCCNPKHLVQIGLEASQGPRSNPEVAALALNSSLAALLASPSPDYQTVALVLRNLITVGSIQKGEPDDESIMERYKQAYRIMVGLKEGSYPSEEAKWLAMTAWNRAALPAKVGQVEMAKKWMSMGLELGVKVPGMEMYRSCMEEYLGGYEKKLKGQEHDQSRAPALS, encoded by the exons ATGAGGATCGCCGAGATCTCCCCTACACCAGAGCAACGCCGATCCTCCACCGTTACCGTCGATACCGACTCCGATCAATCAGCCGTGCTCTCGAAGATCGAGACCGCAATCAAATCGCTTGAGCGTCACCCTCCGGCGCATCCTTTGCCAGATTCATACGCCTCCGAGATTCAGCTGCCCCTTGCTCAGCTCACTCAACTCGTTCCCCTGCCCAATTCCGCCAAGCTTTTCGTCTGGAAACTAAGCTACCGCCTCTGGAACGTCTGCGTCGACCTCTCCAATGCCTCCAGCCAGAAGATCTCCGAGGAGCTTGCCAAGCTCCGCCAACTCGCGGCGGAGATGCTACTCGCCACCGCCGATGTGGCGGGGATTCCTTCTCCGGCGTTCAAAGCGGCGCTGTTCTTCTACAAAACCGGTTTGGTCTGGTTTGATCTGAGGAAATTTGATTTCGCTAACAATTGCTTCGAGAAAGCCACCGACCTCGTATCCAATATTGAAATTAACTCAGTTTCCGATTACGACGAGCGGAAATTGCTTTTAGATCTTAACCTTGCCCGATCTCGAGCTTCCTGGGAAGTTTCAGATCGAAATTTGGCTATTGCGTTGTTAAACAGGTCTAAAAATGTCCTGTTTGGAGTTTCGAGGAATTATAATGCTCTAGCTCATCAGTACTTAAGTTTTGGAAAGACATTGCTATCGACGAGTGAAGTTTCCACTGTAAATGAGGCGTTGAAGTTGATGAATGATGCGCTGGAGCTGTGTGAGAAGGGGCTGAGAGTGGTGAAACGGACTGAGGATACGTTGAGTTTGAAGGAGCTGAGGTTGAAGACTTTGCGATTCATCTCCGCTGCTCATCTGCAGAACGATGAATTCGAGAGTGTGTTGAAATGCGTGAAGGTCTTGAGGGAGGTCGGGAGTGCCGGGGACAACCATCCTAGCTTGAGTGTATTGGCAATGAAGGCGTGGTTAGGGCTGGGGAGGTTTTCAGATGCGGAGAAGGAGTTGAAAGGCATGGTACTGAACAAGGGGATACCTGAGTGTGTGTGGGTGTCAGCTGTGGAATCATACTTCCTTGCTGCTGGTGCAGCAGGTGCCGAGACTGTCAAGGCAGTGTTTCTGGGCCTGTTGGGGCGTTGCCATGTTAGTGCTGGTGCAGCTATTAGGGTTATCAATAGGGTGGTTGGAAATGGACTGAGCAACGGTGAAGGAATGAAGGTGAGAGCCAAAGTTGTAGGTGAGTTGGTTTCGGATGAGAGGATGATAGCTTTGTTTGACAGAGAAGGCGCTGCAAAAGAGAGGACAACCATGCATGCTCTTCTTTGGAACTG TGCCACTGAGCATTTCCGATCAAAAGATTATGTGCTTAGTGCTGAGATGTTTGAGAAATCCATGTTATATGTACCTCATGGGATAGAGAACAGAAATCTAAGAGCTAAGGGATATCGAGTTCTGTGCTTGTGCTACCTAGGCCTCTTGCAACTGGATAGAGCTCAAGAATATATAGATGAGGCTGGGAAG TTAGAACCAAATATAACAAGTTCCTTCCTAAAG TTTAAGATTTTGTTGCAAAAGAAGGACCACAGCAGCGCCATTGCTCAGATGCAAGCAATGCCTAGCTGCCTTGACTTCACCACTGAATTCATTTCCCTCTCAGCACATGAAGCTGTTGCGTGCCATTCCATTCCTGTCGCTGTTGCCTCCCTATCCCAGCTCTTGAATTTTTACAGCTCAGGAAAAGCAATGCCAATCAATGAGGCTGTAGTATTCCGCACAATGATCACAATTTTAAGTCAGGAGCCAGGAAATGATACTGATGTCCTCAAACACATGAAACGTGCTCATGTCCGGCAATCTGAAGTTGGAGCTGACATCTTCTTTGGCAAATGTGAGGTTGGAAGACGAGAGAAGAACTGGCTAGCTGCAAATGCTTGGAACTTTGGAGTAAGAACTGGGCAGGAGAAGAACTACGAGCTATCGTCTGAGTTCTTCAAACTGGCATCCGAGTTATATAAAATCGTAGGTGATGGTGATACGGAGGGAAATGAAGAAATGGTTTGTAAATCAATAATACTGGCAGTATCCGCCATTATTGCGGAGGAAAAGCATCAGAAGGGTACGTTGCAGGAACCTGAAATCAGACAAGCAATCGAGCTGCTAGGCAGGGCAGGAAAG ATTCTAACATCAAGCTCGAGCAGCatcaagaaaaatgaagatcAAATCGCAGCAATCGAGCCTCACTTCTTCTTCGTCTACACATGGAGCGCCTCCGATCTGTACTCAAGGCTAAGCGATGCAGGCAGCCAACAGCTCCAGCTTGTGAAAAACTTTGCCAGCTCGAAATGCTGCAACCCGAAACATCTGGTCCAGATTGGGCTTGAGGCGTCGCAGGGGCCACGGTCCAACCCTGAAGTGGCAGCCTTGGCTCTCAACTCGTCTCTGGCCGCCCTTCTCGCCTCCCCCTCACCGGATTACCAAACTGTAGCTCTGGTCCTCAGAAACCTTATAACCGTTGGCAGCATCCAGAAGGGAGAGCCGGACGACGAGTCCATAATGGAGAGGTACAAGCAGGCGTACCGGATCATGGTTGGATTGAAGGAGGGGAGCTACCCGAGTGAAGAGGCGAAATGGCTGGCCATGACGGCTTGGAACCGGGCTGCTCTCCCGGCAAAGGTAGGGCAGGTGGAGATGGCGAAGAAGTGGATGAGTATGGGGTTGGAACTGGGTGTGAAGGTTCCCGGGATGGAAATGTATAGGTCATGTATGGAGGAGTATTTGGGAGGGTATGAGAAGAAGCTTAAAGGGCAAGAGCATGACCAAAGCAGGGCTCCAGCGCTTTCTTGA